In one window of Verrucomicrobiia bacterium DNA:
- a CDS encoding DUF4388 domain-containing protein — MALAIHVLTGKAKGQEYLLPEDGEFIISSAGGEELCFNEGPGKPVAILKAVKDQISLKDLGAPDGVFVNRKKCAEAPLKEGDAVRIGKTRFMVVKVIKYSPVAKAARARAAAKGEKIMAPTAPSPAARPVPKAPAPPPVTAPPPPARRDTSALKKPLYELPEAGTLQEHSLGELLRYFCASGQSGVLSLMIEGDIGAVQINQGQIADAFIASSPAPSAKRALYRLFRWKQGDYVWQPGEPHPIEPSLEGQSLQTMLAEAEAESEAIEGLLASLPPPETKLSVGNLPRGALAKLSPPEMFIVGLVRLHGTVRAIIDHHPENDLVVCRLLVGLLRRNVLCIPTTP; from the coding sequence ATGGCACTGGCAATTCATGTCCTGACGGGCAAGGCCAAAGGGCAGGAGTATCTGCTGCCGGAAGACGGCGAGTTCATCATCAGCTCCGCCGGCGGTGAGGAATTGTGTTTCAATGAGGGGCCAGGCAAGCCGGTGGCCATCCTTAAAGCCGTCAAAGACCAAATTTCCCTCAAAGACCTGGGCGCCCCAGACGGAGTCTTTGTCAACCGCAAGAAGTGCGCCGAAGCCCCGCTCAAAGAAGGCGATGCCGTGCGCATCGGCAAAACCCGCTTCATGGTGGTCAAAGTCATCAAGTACAGCCCCGTAGCCAAGGCCGCCCGCGCCCGCGCCGCCGCCAAGGGCGAGAAAATAATGGCTCCCACGGCACCTTCGCCCGCCGCGCGTCCCGTCCCCAAGGCCCCTGCGCCCCCGCCGGTGACCGCTCCCCCGCCGCCCGCCCGGCGCGATACATCGGCCTTGAAAAAACCGCTCTACGAGCTGCCCGAAGCGGGCACCCTGCAGGAACACTCGCTCGGGGAGCTGCTGCGCTACTTCTGCGCCTCCGGGCAAAGCGGTGTGCTGAGCCTCATGATTGAGGGGGACATCGGGGCCGTGCAAATCAATCAAGGTCAGATCGCCGATGCCTTCATCGCCTCCAGTCCCGCCCCGAGTGCCAAGCGCGCCCTCTATCGCCTTTTCCGCTGGAAGCAAGGGGATTACGTCTGGCAGCCCGGCGAGCCCCACCCCATTGAACCGAGCCTGGAAGGTCAGTCCTTGCAGACCATGCTGGCGGAAGCGGAGGCCGAAAGTGAGGCCATCGAAGGGTTGCTGGCCTCCCTGCCTCCGCCGGAAACCAAACTCTCGGTGGGCAACCTTCCCCGTGGGGCTTTGGCCAAGTTAAGTCCGCCCGAGATGTTCATTGTGGGGCTGGTGCGTTTGCATGGCACCGTGCGGGCCATCATTGACCATCACCCGGAAAATGACCTCGTCGTGTGCCGGCTGCTTGTGGGGCTGCTTCGGCGCAACGTCCTCTGCATCCCCACCACCCCCTGA